A single region of the Palaemon carinicauda isolate YSFRI2023 chromosome 17, ASM3689809v2, whole genome shotgun sequence genome encodes:
- the LOC137656285 gene encoding uncharacterized protein, with the protein MGTLIDGTITGREREVADMMKRRKVQILYVQETRWNGNKAKETGAGYKLFYSGCTEQGRNGVGIILTGKLKSCVLEVKRLNDRLMHMKLEWDGKILNVISVYAPQTAYTEEEKDDFGKQLDQEKINIPIEKLVMIRGDQNGHMGRNSQGLERIHGG; encoded by the coding sequence ATGGGCACCTTAATTGATGGAACCATAACAGGACGTGAAAGAGAAGTTGCCGATATGATGAAGCGGAGAAAAGTCCAGATTTTGTatgtacaggagacaagatggaatggAAATAAAGCCAAAGAGACTGGAGCAGGGTACAAACTTTTTTATAGTGGATGCACAGAACAAGGAAGGAATGGAGTTGGAATCATACTAACTGGAAAGCTCAAGAGTTGTGTATTGGAGGTGAAAAGACTAAATGATAGACTAATGCATATGAAACTGGAATGGGATGGAAAAATACTAAATGTTATCAGCGTGTATGCACCTCAGACAGCTTATACAGAAGAGGAAAAAGACGATTTTGGGAAACAGTTGGATCAGGAAAAGATAAACATACCAATTGAAAAACTAGTAATGATAAGAGGAGACCAAAATGGCCATATGGGGAGAAATAGTCAGGGCCTGGAAAGAATACATGGAGGATGA